The DNA region TCGTGGTGGTCGGCCACCTGCGGGAGAAGGTCAGCGAGCACCTGGCGTCCCGTCACCCGGCGGCCCGCGCCGTCGTGCAGGAGGAGCAGAACGGCACCGGACACGCCGTGCGGACCGCGCTGGAGGCGCTGGCCGCCGACGGGGTCGAGCTGGCCGGCACGGTGATCGTCACCACCGGGGACGCGCCGCTGCTGACCGGGGACACGCTGCGCGCGCTGGCCGGTGCCCACACCTCGCAGGGCAACGGTGTCACGGTGCTGACCGCCGTGGTGCCCGACCCCTTCGGCTACGGCCGGATCCTGCGGGACGGCGTGGACGGCGCGGTCGCGGCGATCGTCGAGGAGAAGGACGCCTCGGACGCCCAGCGGGCGATCGACGAGATCAACTCGGGGGTCTTCGCCTTCGACGCCGAGCTGCTGGTGCGGGCGCTCGCCGAGGTCACCACCGACAACGTGCAGGGCGAGGAGTACCTGACCGACACCCTGGAGATCCTGCGCAAGGCGGGCCACCGGGTGGGCGCCGTGGTCGCCGCCGACTACCGGGACATCCTCGGCATCAACGACCGGGTGCAGCTGGCCCACGCCCGCCGGCTGCTCAACGACCGGCTGCTGGAGCGCGCGATGCGGGCCGGTGTCACCGTGGTGGACCCGGCGACCACCTGGTTCGACGTCCAGGTGTCGTACGAGCCGGACGCGGTGGTGCTGCCCAACACCCAGCTGCAGGGCGCCACCCACCTGGGCGAGGGCAGCGAGGTGGGTCCGAACTCGACGATCAAGGACACCCGGATCGGCGCCGGCGCGCGTGTGACCAACACCACGGCCGACGGCGCCGAGATCGGCGACTTCGCCGCCGCGGGCCCGTACGCGTACCTGCGGCCGGGCGCGAGGCTGGCCCGGAAGGCCAAGGTCGGCACCTACGTCGAGGTGAAGAACTCCGAGCTGGGCGAGGGCGCCAAGGTGCCGCACCTCTCCTACATCGGCGACGCCACCATCGGCGAGGGCACCAACGTCGGCGCGGCCTCGGTCACGGTGAACTACGACGGTGTCAACAAGCACCGCACGGTGATCGGGGCGCACTGTCGTACGGGGTCCGACAACATGTTCATCGCTCCGGTGACGGTCGGTGACGGCGCTTACACCGCGGCCGGGTCGGTGATCACCAACGACGTCCCCCCGGGTGCGCTCGGAGTGAGCCGGGCGCAGCAGCGGAACATCGCCGGCTGGGTCGAGCGCAAGCGCCCGGGGACCGCATCGGCGCAGGCCGCGGCGGCTGCCTCGGGTGACGGCGGAGCGGCTCCCGCGGAGTCCTGACGGGCCGGGTGCCCGTCCGCCGGATGGTCCCGGGGCGGACGGTTTCTGTGCGGGCGCGTAACCTGGGGGTCATGCGTGCGCCGCAGGGCCTACCGCCCGTGTCCAGGCGTACCGACAATTACCCCGACCCCTCTCGCCGGCAGGCTGACGCCTGCCCGCGCGGTGCGGACGGGTTCAGCGTCAGCAACGCGAGGAGACGGTGGCAGTGAGCGGGATCACGACGTCGGGCGAGAAGAAGCTGAAGCTCTTCTCCGGCCGTGCCCACCCCGAGCTGGCGAAGGAGGTGGCCGCGTCGCTGGGTGGGGAGATCGTCCCGACCAAGGCCCTCGACTTCGCCAACGGTGAGATCTACGTCCGCTTCCTGGAGTCGGCCCGAGGTGCCGACTGCTTCGTGATGCAGAGCCACACGGCTCCCATCAACCAGTGGATCATGGAACAGCTGATCATGATCGATGCTCTGAAGCGGGCCTCGGCCCGGAGCATCACCGCGATCCTGCCGTTCTACGGGTACGCCCGCCAGGACAAGAAGCACCTGGGGCGCGAGCCCATCTCGGCCCGGCTCGTCGCCGACCTGCTGCGGCAGGCGGGCGCCGACCGGCTGATGGCCGTGGACCTGCACACCGCGCAGATCCAGGGCTTCTTCGACGGCCCGGTGGACCACCTGTTCGCGCTGCCGCTGCTGGCCGACTACGTGGGCGGGCGGGTCGACCGCTCGAAGCTCACCGTGGTCTCGCCGGACGCCGGTCGGGTGAAGGTGGCCGACCAGTGGTGCGACCGCCTGGACGCGCCGCTGGCGATCATCCACAAGCGCCGCGACATGACGCAGGCCAACACCATCCTCTCGGCCGAGGTGGTCGGCGACGTCAAGGACCGGGTCTGCGTCCTGGTCGACGACATGATCGACACCGCCGGCACGATCTGCGCCGCCGCCGACGCGCTGTTCGAGAACGGTGCCGCGGACGTCCTGGTGGCCGCCACCCACGGCGTGCTCTCCGGCCCGGCGGCCGACCGGCTGAAGAACTCGCGGGTCAGCGAGTTCGTCTTCACCAACACGCTGCCGACCCCGGCCTCGCTCCAGCTGGACAAGGTCACCACGCTGTCGATCGCCCCGTCGATCGCGGCCGCCATCCGCGAGGTGTTCGAGGAGGGTTCGGTCACCAGCCTCTTCGAGGGCGTGCACTGATCCCCGCGGCCGTGCACCGCCCCTCGCGGGCGTGCACCGGCCGACCCGCGCAGGCGGCCCCGGTTCCCTTCGGACCGGGGCCGCCGCCGATTTCGCGAGAGGCCACCGGTCCGGTTAGACTCGTGAAACTGCTCGGCGAGGGATGCCGTGTGCCTGCTTGCCGGGTGCCCGCTCCGTGATCGACGCGCTGCCGGCGCCGGATTCTTCCGGAATCCGGCAGAAGTCGTTGCGCCGCCGAGTGACCCCCGAATGTTATGAGGGTGTGGTCCCGGCGGTTTTTTCGCGTTGCCTGCACCCCCGCGCCAGCTTTCACGAGGAGTGCAGTCGTGTCCGAGATCCGCCTTGCCGCTGAGACCCGTTCCGAGTTCGGCAAGGGTGCCGCCCGTCGCGCCCGCCGTGCCGGCTTCGTTCCCGGTGTCGTCTACGGTCACGGCCACGCGCCGGTTCACCTGAACCTGCCCGGCCACGACCTGATGATGGCCCTGAAGACCCCGAACGCCCTGCTGGTCGTGCCGATCGAGGGCAAGGACGAGTACGTGCTGCCGAAGGCCATCCAGCGTGAGGCCATCAAGCGCACCATCGAGCACGTCGACCTGCTGCTGGTGAAGCGCGGCGAGAAGGTCACCGTCGAGATCCCGGTCCACACCGAGGGCGAGCTGGCCCCGGGCGGCAACCTGCTGGAGCACGTCCTGCAGGCCCTGCCGATCGAGGCCGAGGCGACCCACCTGCCCGAGGCCGTCACCGTCTCCGTCGAGGGCCTGGAGGCCGGTGCCTCCGTCCACGCCAAGGACATCACCCTGCCGGCCGGCGTCACCCTGGCCGTCGACGCCGACGCCGTCGTGCTGCAGGTCATCGCCGCCCAGGCCGCCCCGGTCGAGGACGAGGCCGCCGAGGCCGAGGCCGGCGCCGAGGCCTGAGCCTTTCGGCAGGCTTCCCGACAGTCCGCCAGACCGGCCTGTCGAACAGCTTGAGACCGCTGCCCCGGTCGCTCCCCGTACTGGGAGCGGCCGGGGCAGCGGTGCGTCCGGGAAGATGACGGTGCAGACGACCACGAGGAGCGGTGCGATGGGCGAGGACGTGTACGAGGGCCCCTGGCTGGTGGTGGGGCTGGGCAATCCGGGCGAGCAGTACGCCAGGAACCGGCACAACATCGGGTTCATGGTGGTGGACCTGCTGGCGCAGCGGATGGGTGCCAGGTTCAAGGCGCACAAGAGCCGGGCCCAGGTGGCCGAGGGGCGGTTGGGCGGGCGCCGGGTGGTGCTGGCCAAGCCGATGTCGTTCATGAACCTCTCCGGCGGCCCGGTCACCGCGCTGCGGGACTTCTACAAGGCGCCGGCCTCCGCGCTGGTCGCCGTCCACGACGAGCTGGACATCGACTACGCGGCGCTCCGGCTGAAGCTGGGCGGCGGGGACAACGGCCACAACGGGCTGAAGTCGATCACCAAGTCGCTGGGCCCCGAGTACCACCGGGTGCGGTGCGGGATCGGCCGCCCGCCCGGCCGGATGGAGGTCGCGGACTTCGTGCTGAAGGACTTCTCCGCCACCGAGCGCAAGGAGCTGGAGTGGTTCGTCGACCGCTCGGCGGACGCGGTGGAGGCGCTGCTCTCGGAGGGGCTGGAGCGCGCCCAGTCGACGTACAACTCCTGACCCCCCGGGTGTGAGACGCGTCACGGTCGCGGCCGGTGGTGCTTTCCCGCGGGGCCGACCGGGCGTCAGATCCGGTGTGGCCCGGTCGGGGAGGAGCTTCGGCGCCCGGCGGGACCACCTGGGCGTGCGGCCGCGGAAGGCGGCCCGGGGCCCGGTGTGAACGGGCGGTGGCACTGCACAACGGTCGTGCAACGCTTGATCGTCCAAACCTGAATAGGTGTGAGAAGTCTGTGCCGATCGGATAGCGTCAGGCCAGTACGCGAACGGGTTCTGGGGAGTTCTCGATGCGGAGTTTGCGGCCGGTCCGGCGCCTTCGGCGGATCAGGGTGGTTCGGCTGAGGAAGCTCGGACGGCGGATGGGCACGGCGGGTGCGCTGGGCACGGCGGGCGCCCTGGGGGCGGCCGGAGTGCTGCTCTCCGGCGGTGTCGCGCACGCCGACTCCGTGGCGGAACCGGACCCGGGTGTGGTGTCCCCGGAGCCGGTGTCGGCGCAGCTCGGCCCGGTGCTCGGCAGCGCGGTCGGCGGTGACGCGGGCCTGCTGGCCGTCGGCGGCGGCCTGGTCGTGGCGGCGGGCGGCGCGGCCCTCTGGGTCAAGCGCCGGCGCGCGGGCGACCTGGGGGAGTGACGAAGACCGGAGGGGCCGGGTCCGTGCGACGGACGCCGGCCCCTCCGGTATTTTCCCGGGGCTGTCATCCGTTTTCGTCGGCCGGTGCGTCCTGTGGGCATGAAGCGCGAATCGATGCGGCCGGACGGCACCGGGAGTGACCCGTTCGACGAGTTCGTGGCGGCGCGGTACCAGGCGCTGCTGCGGGGCGCGTTCCTGATCACGGGGGACATCCACGACGCACGGGACCTCCTGCACGACGCCCTGGCCCGGGTGTACGCCCGCCGCGGCGCGATACGGGACCCGGGGGCGGCCGAGGGCTACGTCCGCAAGGCGATGGTCCGCACCCATGTGTCGCGCTGGCGGCGGACCCGCCGGGAGGTGCTGACGCCCCTGCTGCCGGACACCCCGGTGGCGGCGGTCGACGCACGGGACGAGCGACTGGAGGCGGCGCTGAGATCGCTGCCGCCGCGTCAGCGGGCGGCCGTGGTCCTGCGGTACTACACCGACCTGCCGGTGGCCCGGGTGGCCGAGGAGCTCGGCTGTTCGCCGGCGACGGCCCGGACCCACCTGGCCCGCGGGACGAGGGCGCTTCGGGAGCAGCTGGCACCGGAGAAGGAGGCAGTGGGCCATGGAGGTTGAGAGCGGGGACGGTCGGGGCGGTGCGGACGGCGCCGGGGACCGGTTCGAGGACGAGCTGGTCGTCCGGCTCGGGGCGCGCGTGCAGGGGGTGGGGGGGAGCCCGCCGCTGGCGGAGCTGAGAGCCGCCGGGCGGCGGCGGGCGCGCCGGGCGACGGCGCTCCGGGTGGCCGCGGGGGCGGCGGTGCTGGTGGTCGGCGTGGGGGCGCTGACGCAGCTGGGGACCGGTGGGGGCGGGGGGCTGCCGGGGCCGTCCGGGGCCGGGCAGGGCGAGTCGGCCTCCGCCTCCGGGAACAGCCTGTACGAGTACTGCTCGTTCGGGCCGGCCGCGCTGCGGCTGTACACGTGGGAGCAGATCCACGGTCTGGCGCCCACTCCCGCGCGGACGAACACCTATCCGCCGGAACTGATCTCCCCGCGCCCGGAGATGAGTTCCAGCCGGGAGCAGGTCGCCCGTCACACGATGGAGGTGGCCGGCGCCATCAGGGGCTTCGGCGAGCGGTGGTACCCGGAGTACTGGTTCGGAGCCTGCACCGACGTGGTGACCAACACGGTCTACGTGATGCGGGCACCGGGGAGCGACGTCGACACGGTGCTCCCGAAGTCCGTCCCGCACGCCGGGGTCGGCATCGAGTTCACGGACGTGGTCGGCTCGCGGAGGTTCTTCGAGGCGCTGGTGGACCGGATCAAGGTGGCGGACGCGGCCTACTGGGCGCAGCGGGGCGTGACGATCTCCGGCGTCCGGATCTCGGAGGACGGCACCGGGGTCGTCGTCGAGACCCAGCAGGCGGCCGCCGCCAGGGCCGACATCGTGGCCCGGTACGGGGACCTGGTGATCGAGGTGAGGCCGCGGTACTGACGGGGGAGCACCTGGACCACGGGGGAGCACGGGGGACACGGGGGCGAAGGGCCCCGCGGCACGCGCCGCGGGGCCCTTCGGTGTTCCGGCGGGTCGCCCCGCGGCCGGTCAGCCGGTGTTGCGCAGGCCGGCGGCGATGCCGTTGACGGTCAGCAGCAGGGCGCGGGCCCGCAGCGGGTCCTCCTTGCGGCCGGTGGAGACC from Kitasatospora sp. NBC_00458 includes:
- the glmU gene encoding bifunctional UDP-N-acetylglucosamine diphosphorylase/glucosamine-1-phosphate N-acetyltransferase GlmU, whose translation is MSANSPAAVVVLAAGGGTRMKSNSLPKVLHEVCGRSLVGHAVAAAEELTPEHLVVVVGHLREKVSEHLASRHPAARAVVQEEQNGTGHAVRTALEALAADGVELAGTVIVTTGDAPLLTGDTLRALAGAHTSQGNGVTVLTAVVPDPFGYGRILRDGVDGAVAAIVEEKDASDAQRAIDEINSGVFAFDAELLVRALAEVTTDNVQGEEYLTDTLEILRKAGHRVGAVVAADYRDILGINDRVQLAHARRLLNDRLLERAMRAGVTVVDPATTWFDVQVSYEPDAVVLPNTQLQGATHLGEGSEVGPNSTIKDTRIGAGARVTNTTADGAEIGDFAAAGPYAYLRPGARLARKAKVGTYVEVKNSELGEGAKVPHLSYIGDATIGEGTNVGAASVTVNYDGVNKHRTVIGAHCRTGSDNMFIAPVTVGDGAYTAAGSVITNDVPPGALGVSRAQQRNIAGWVERKRPGTASAQAAAAASGDGGAAPAES
- a CDS encoding ribose-phosphate diphosphokinase, whose translation is MSGITTSGEKKLKLFSGRAHPELAKEVAASLGGEIVPTKALDFANGEIYVRFLESARGADCFVMQSHTAPINQWIMEQLIMIDALKRASARSITAILPFYGYARQDKKHLGREPISARLVADLLRQAGADRLMAVDLHTAQIQGFFDGPVDHLFALPLLADYVGGRVDRSKLTVVSPDAGRVKVADQWCDRLDAPLAIIHKRRDMTQANTILSAEVVGDVKDRVCVLVDDMIDTAGTICAAADALFENGAADVLVAATHGVLSGPAADRLKNSRVSEFVFTNTLPTPASLQLDKVTTLSIAPSIAAAIREVFEEGSVTSLFEGVH
- a CDS encoding 50S ribosomal protein L25/general stress protein Ctc, whose product is MSEIRLAAETRSEFGKGAARRARRAGFVPGVVYGHGHAPVHLNLPGHDLMMALKTPNALLVVPIEGKDEYVLPKAIQREAIKRTIEHVDLLLVKRGEKVTVEIPVHTEGELAPGGNLLEHVLQALPIEAEATHLPEAVTVSVEGLEAGASVHAKDITLPAGVTLAVDADAVVLQVIAAQAAPVEDEAAEAEAGAEA
- the pth gene encoding aminoacyl-tRNA hydrolase, which gives rise to MGEDVYEGPWLVVGLGNPGEQYARNRHNIGFMVVDLLAQRMGARFKAHKSRAQVAEGRLGGRRVVLAKPMSFMNLSGGPVTALRDFYKAPASALVAVHDELDIDYAALRLKLGGGDNGHNGLKSITKSLGPEYHRVRCGIGRPPGRMEVADFVLKDFSATERKELEWFVDRSADAVEALLSEGLERAQSTYNS
- a CDS encoding SigE family RNA polymerase sigma factor, which encodes MKRESMRPDGTGSDPFDEFVAARYQALLRGAFLITGDIHDARDLLHDALARVYARRGAIRDPGAAEGYVRKAMVRTHVSRWRRTRREVLTPLLPDTPVAAVDARDERLEAALRSLPPRQRAAVVLRYYTDLPVARVAEELGCSPATARTHLARGTRALREQLAPEKEAVGHGG